A window of the Bombina bombina isolate aBomBom1 chromosome 3, aBomBom1.pri, whole genome shotgun sequence genome harbors these coding sequences:
- the HDAC1 gene encoding histone deacetylase 1 isoform X2, which produces MALTQGTKKKVCYYYDGDVGNYYYGQGHPMKPHRIRMTHNLLLNYGLYRKMEIYRPHKANAEEMTKYHSDDYIKFLRSIRPDNMSEYSKQMQRFNVGEDCPVFDGLFEFCQLSAGGSVASAVKLNKQQTDIAVNWAGGLHHAKKSEASGFCYVNDIVLAILELLKYHQRVLYIDIDIHHGDGVEEAFYTTDRVMTVSFHKYGEYFPGTGDLRDIGAGKGKYYAVNYPLRDGIDDESYEAIFKPVMTKVMEMYQPSAVVLQCGADSLSGDRLGCFNLTIKGHAKCVEFIKTFNLPLLMLGGGGYTIRNVARCWTYETAVALDSEIPNELPYNDYFEYFGPDFKLHISPSNMTNQNTNEYLEKIKQRLFENLRMLPHAPGVQMQAIPESSVHDDSGDEDEDDPDKRISIRSSDKRIACDEEFSDSEDEGEGGRRNVASFKKAKRVKTEDEKDGEEKKDLKEEEKLKDEKSDAKRVKEETKSA; this is translated from the exons GGGATGTTGGCAACTATTACTATGGACAAGGACATCCCATGAAACCTCATCGAATTCGCATGACACACAACCTGCTTCTCAACtatggcctataccgcaagatGGAAATCTAT agacCTCACAAAGCCAATGCTGAGGAGATGACAAAATATCACAGTGATGATTACATAAAATTCTTACGCTCCATCAGACCAGACAACATGTCTGAGTACAGCAAACAAATGCAGAGAT TTAATGTTGGAGAAGATTGCCCTGTGTTTGATGGCCTTTTCGAGTTCTGCCAACTTTCTGCTGGTGGATCAGTTG CAAGTGCTGTTAAACTGAACAAACAACAGACAGACATTGCTGTGAATTGGGCTGGAGGACTACATCATGCTAAGAAGTCTGAGGCCTCTGGGTTCTGTTATGTGAACGACATTGTTCTTGCCATCCTTGAACTCCTCAA GTATCATCAGCGTGTGTTGTACATAGATATTGATATTCATCATGGTGATGGAGTAGAAGAGGCATTTTATACCACTGACAGAGTTATGACTGTCTCATTCCACAAGTATGGAGAGTATTTTCCTGGTACTGGAGACCTTAGG GATATTGGAGCAGGGAAGGGCAAATACTATGCAGTGAATTACCCTTTACGGGATGGTATTGATGACGAATCCTATGAAGCCATATTTAAACCG GTGATGACCAAGGTTATGGAGATGTACCAACCCAGTGCTGTGGTTCTTCAGTGTGGCGCAGACTCGCTCTCCGGGGATAGACTTGGCTGCTTTAATTTAACTATCAAGG GGCATGCCAAGTGTGTTGAGTTCATAAAGACATTTAACCTGCCTCTTCTGATGCTTGGAGGTGGTGGCTATACCATTCGAAATGTAGCTCGATGCTGGACCTATGAGACAGCTGTAGCATTAGACAGTGAGATTCCCAATG AGCTTCCTTACAATGACTACTTTGAATACTTTGGGCCAGACTTCAAACTTCACATCAGTCCTTCCAACATGACAAACCAGAACACTAATGAATATCTTGAAAAGATAAA GCAGCGTCTTTTTGAGAACTTGCGTATGCTACCACATGCACCTGGAGTCCAGATGCAGGCCATACCTGAAAGCTCTGTGCATGACGACAGCGGTGATGAAGATGAAGACGATCCTGATAAGCGCATTTCCA TTCGGTCTTCTGATAAAAGGATAGCATGTGATGAGGAGTTCTCAGACAGTGAAGATGAAGGGGAGGGAGGTCGAAGGAATGTAGCCAGTTTCAAGAAAGCTAAACGTGTGAAGACGGAGGATGAAAAGGATGGggaagagaagaaag
- the HDAC1 gene encoding histone deacetylase 1 isoform X1, protein MQSFQTLQWVFLVPALHPLPKGDVGNYYYGQGHPMKPHRIRMTHNLLLNYGLYRKMEIYRPHKANAEEMTKYHSDDYIKFLRSIRPDNMSEYSKQMQRFNVGEDCPVFDGLFEFCQLSAGGSVASAVKLNKQQTDIAVNWAGGLHHAKKSEASGFCYVNDIVLAILELLKYHQRVLYIDIDIHHGDGVEEAFYTTDRVMTVSFHKYGEYFPGTGDLRDIGAGKGKYYAVNYPLRDGIDDESYEAIFKPVMTKVMEMYQPSAVVLQCGADSLSGDRLGCFNLTIKGHAKCVEFIKTFNLPLLMLGGGGYTIRNVARCWTYETAVALDSEIPNELPYNDYFEYFGPDFKLHISPSNMTNQNTNEYLEKIKQRLFENLRMLPHAPGVQMQAIPESSVHDDSGDEDEDDPDKRISIRSSDKRIACDEEFSDSEDEGEGGRRNVASFKKAKRVKTEDEKDGEEKKDLKEEEKLKDEKSDAKRVKEETKSA, encoded by the exons ATGCAGTCGTTTCAAACCCTCCAATGGGTCTTCCTGGTCCCGGCTCTCCACCCCCTCCCCAAGG GGGATGTTGGCAACTATTACTATGGACAAGGACATCCCATGAAACCTCATCGAATTCGCATGACACACAACCTGCTTCTCAACtatggcctataccgcaagatGGAAATCTAT agacCTCACAAAGCCAATGCTGAGGAGATGACAAAATATCACAGTGATGATTACATAAAATTCTTACGCTCCATCAGACCAGACAACATGTCTGAGTACAGCAAACAAATGCAGAGAT TTAATGTTGGAGAAGATTGCCCTGTGTTTGATGGCCTTTTCGAGTTCTGCCAACTTTCTGCTGGTGGATCAGTTG CAAGTGCTGTTAAACTGAACAAACAACAGACAGACATTGCTGTGAATTGGGCTGGAGGACTACATCATGCTAAGAAGTCTGAGGCCTCTGGGTTCTGTTATGTGAACGACATTGTTCTTGCCATCCTTGAACTCCTCAA GTATCATCAGCGTGTGTTGTACATAGATATTGATATTCATCATGGTGATGGAGTAGAAGAGGCATTTTATACCACTGACAGAGTTATGACTGTCTCATTCCACAAGTATGGAGAGTATTTTCCTGGTACTGGAGACCTTAGG GATATTGGAGCAGGGAAGGGCAAATACTATGCAGTGAATTACCCTTTACGGGATGGTATTGATGACGAATCCTATGAAGCCATATTTAAACCG GTGATGACCAAGGTTATGGAGATGTACCAACCCAGTGCTGTGGTTCTTCAGTGTGGCGCAGACTCGCTCTCCGGGGATAGACTTGGCTGCTTTAATTTAACTATCAAGG GGCATGCCAAGTGTGTTGAGTTCATAAAGACATTTAACCTGCCTCTTCTGATGCTTGGAGGTGGTGGCTATACCATTCGAAATGTAGCTCGATGCTGGACCTATGAGACAGCTGTAGCATTAGACAGTGAGATTCCCAATG AGCTTCCTTACAATGACTACTTTGAATACTTTGGGCCAGACTTCAAACTTCACATCAGTCCTTCCAACATGACAAACCAGAACACTAATGAATATCTTGAAAAGATAAA GCAGCGTCTTTTTGAGAACTTGCGTATGCTACCACATGCACCTGGAGTCCAGATGCAGGCCATACCTGAAAGCTCTGTGCATGACGACAGCGGTGATGAAGATGAAGACGATCCTGATAAGCGCATTTCCA TTCGGTCTTCTGATAAAAGGATAGCATGTGATGAGGAGTTCTCAGACAGTGAAGATGAAGGGGAGGGAGGTCGAAGGAATGTAGCCAGTTTCAAGAAAGCTAAACGTGTGAAGACGGAGGATGAAAAGGATGGggaagagaagaaag